A stretch of the Acanthochromis polyacanthus isolate Apoly-LR-REF ecotype Palm Island chromosome 22, KAUST_Apoly_ChrSc, whole genome shotgun sequence genome encodes the following:
- the LOC110970733 gene encoding NLR family CARD domain-containing protein 3-like isoform X1 translates to MDECEDREEGVCPSKSSLYGEQENQSKAQRNPHGSGPASSCVSFKSNKSKDDPIYFKGEQHPAAEGVEQQNSEVPRAQSVQQHHLDSIFMLLEDKMMTFVKKELKKMQKVVSPDQPECSESQREDEGELEGDDEEQRSSREMFLQITVLFLRRMKQEKLADCLQSKLVAAVCGRKLQCGLKKKFQTVFEGIAKAGQPTLLNEIYTELYITEGGTAEVNHEHEVRQIEAAFRKADRAERSIRAEDILKGAPGRDGPIRRVMTKGVAGIGKTVLTQKLTLDWAEDKSNQDINFMFPLTFRELNVVKERKFSLMELFHHFFSEIKAAGICSFEDFQVVLIFDGLDECRLPLDFHNNEVLTDVRESTSVDVLLTNLIRGNLLPSARLWITTRPAAANQIPPDCVDMVTEVRGFSDPQKEEYFRKRFRDEEQASIIISHMKKSRSLHIMCHIPVFCWITATVVEELLRNIEGGDLPRTLTEMFIHHLVVQVKVKKVKYDAGAETDPHWSPDSRRMIESLGKLAFNQLQRGNLIFYESDLTECGIGLEAASVYSGVFTQIFKEERGLYQDKVFCFVHLSVHEFLAALHVHQTFIDSGINLLDKQQTASKKLKVFQSKPELKHLHQRAVDEALQSPNGHLDLFLRFLLGLSLPTNQNLLRGLLTQTGSSSQTNQKTVKYIKKKISENVSAERSINLFHCLNELKDVSLVKEIQQSMRSGHLSTDELSPAQWSALGFILLSSEEHLDVFDLKKYSPSEEVLLRLLPVVKASKKVVLRDCNLSERSCGALSSVLSSQSSGVTELDLSNNNLQDSGVESLSAGLQSPHCKLEALRLSGCLVTQEGCTFLTSALSFNPSNVRELDLSYNHPGDSGEKMLRSKVEDPHCRLDTLRVTPAGVQWLTPGLRKYSCQLTVDTNTVNRNLKLSDNNRKVTRVKEDQSYPDHPDRFECWYQLLCRTDLTGRCYWEVEWRGRVEIAVTYRRITRKGDSDDCGFGYNNQSWSLYCSSHDGYAVFHNNSQTPIRSSSVSHRVSVYVDIPAGTLSFYRVSSDSLIHLHTFNTTFTQPLYPGFGFFRSRSESSSVFLC, encoded by the exons atggatgagtgtgaggacagagaggagggagtctgtccctctaaaagctctctgtatggggaacaggagaaccagagcaaagctcagag gaatCCACATGGATctggacctgcatccagctgtgtgtccttcaagagCAACAAGTCTAAGGATGATCCTATCTATTTTAAAGGAGAACAGCATCCTGCTGCAGAGGG agtggagcagcagaactcagaggttcccagagctcagtctgtccagcagcatcacctggactccatattcatg ctgctggaggacaagatgatgacttttgtgaagaaggagctgaagaagatgcagaaggttgtgagtccagatcaaccagaatgctcagagagtcagagggaggatgagggggagttggagggtgatgatgaagagcagaggagcagcagagagatgtttctgcagatcacagtgttgttcctgaggaggatgaagcaggagaagctggctgactgtttgcagagca aacttgtTGCTGCAGTTTGTGGACGTAAACTCCAATgtggtctgaagaagaagttccagacagtgtttgagggcatcgctaaagcaggacagccgaccctcctgaatgagatctacacagagctgtacatcacagagggagggactgcagaggtcaatcatgaacatgaggtcagacagattgaagcagcattcaggaaagcagacagagccgAAAGAAGCATCAGAGCGGAAGACATCCTTAAAGGCGCACCTGGcagagatggaccaatcagaagagtgatgacaaagggagtggctggcatcgggaaaacagtgttaacacagaagttgactctggactgggctgaagacaaaagcaaccaggacatcaacttcatgtttccattgactttcagagagctgaatgtagtgaaagagagaaagtttaGCTTGATGGAACTttttcatcacttcttcagtgaaatcAAAGCAGCgggaatctgcagctttgaagacttccaggttgtgttgatctttgatggtctggatgagtgtcgccttcctctggactttcacaacaatgaggtcttgactgatgttagagagtccacctcagtggatgtgctgctaacaaacctgatcagggggaatctgcttccctctgctcgtctctggataaccacacgacctgcagcagccaatcagatccctcctgactgtgtggacatggtgacggaggtcagagggttcagcgacccacagaaggaggagtacttcagaaAGAGAttcagagatgaggagcaggccagcatCATCATTtcccacatgaagaagtcacgaagtctccacatcatgtgtcacatcccagtgttctgctggatcactgctacagttgtggaggagctgctgagaaacatagagggaggagatctgcccagaaccctgactgagatgttcatccaccacctggtggttcaggtcaaagtcaagaaggtcaagtatgacgcaggagctgagacagatccacactggagtccagacagcaggaggatgattgagtctctgggaaaactggcttttaatcagctgcagagaggaaacctgatcttctatgagtccgacctgacagagtgtggcatcggtctggaagcagcctcagtgtactcaggagtgttcacacagatctttaaagaggagagagggctgtaccaggacaaggtgttctgcttcgtccatctgagcgttcatgagtttctggctgctcttcatgtccatcagaccttcatcgACTCTGGAATCAACTTGCTGGATAAACAACAAACTGCCTCCAAGAAGCTGAAAGTATTTCAGAGCAAACCTGAACTAAAACATCTccaccagagagctgtggacgaggccttacagagtccaaacggacacctggacttgttcctgcgcttcctcctgggtctgtcactgccgaccaatcaaaATCTGctacgaggcctgctgacacagacaggaagtagctcacagaccaatcagaaaacagtcaagtacatcaagaagaagatcagtgagaatgtgtctgcagagagaagcatcaatctgttccactgtctgaatgaactgaaggatgtttctctgGTGAAGGAGATCCAACAGTCAATGAGATCAGGACATCTGTCCACAGatgaactgtctcctgctcagtggtcagctctgggcttcatcttgctgtcatcagaagaacatctggacgtatttgacctgaagaaatactctccgtcagaggaggttcttcttaggctgctgccagtggtcaaagcctccaagaaagttgt ATTGAGagactgtaatctgtcagagagaagctgtggagctctgtcctcagtcctcagctcccagtcctccggggtgacagagctggacctgagtaacaacaacctgcaggattcaggagtggagagtctttctgctggactgcagagtccacactgtaaactggaagctctcag gctgtcaggctgtctggtcacacAGGAAGGCTGTACGTTTCTgacctcagctctgagcttcaaTCCCTCAAAtgtgagagagctggacctgagctacaaccatccaggagactcaggagagaagatgctgaggtctaaagtggaggatccacactgtagactggatactctcag GGTGACACCTGCTGGAGTCCAgtggttgacaccaggtctgaggaagt attcctgtcaactcacagtcgacacaaacacagtaaacagaaacctcaaactgtctgacaacaacaggaaggtgacacgTGTGAAGGAGGATCAgtcgtatcctgatcatccagacaggtttgaatGCTGGTatcagctgctgtgtagaactgatctgactggtcgctgttactgggaggtcgAGTGGAGAGGACGGGTTGAAATAGCAGTGACTTACAGAAGAATCACAAGGAAAGGAGACAGTGATGACTGTGGGTTTGGATATAATaatcagtcctggagtctgtaTTGCTCTAGTCATGATGGTTACGCTGTCTTTCACAATAACAGTCAAACACCCATCAGGTCCTcttcagtctctcacagagtttcagtttatgtggacattcctgctggaactctgtccttctacagagtctcctctgactctctgatccacctccacaccttcaacaccacattcactcaacctctctatcctggatttgggttCTTCAGGTCCAGGTCTGAATcctcctcagtgtttctgtgctga